Part of the Halomarina litorea genome is shown below.
CTCCGGGAGGTGGGCGGGGTCGTCCTCGCGGAAGTCGAGACGTTCGCGGCGGACCTCGGCGTCCCTACCACGACGACGCTGCTGGAGGGCGACCCGACCACACAGATCTGCGAGTACGTCCGGGACCGGGACGCGTCGCTCGTCGTCCTCGGCGGTCGGCCGCTGGCGGGACTCGGCAGGCGCCTGCTCGGCGGTGTGAGCGAGCGAGTCCTCCACCGGAGCGACGTGCCCGTCCTCGTCGTCCCCAGCGGCGAGGGCGACCGTGCGGCCGACTACGAGCGCGTCCTCCTGCTGACCGACGGGAGCGAGGAGTCGCGAGCGGGCGTCCGGCACGCGGTCGCGTTCGCCGAGTGCTACGGGGCCTCGGTCGACGTCCTGAACGTCGTCGACCTGCAGGCCGCGAGCGGGGTGTTCGCCGCGGGCGGCCTCGATGAGGCGTTCGTCGAACGCCTCGAGGCGCGGGGACAGCGGTCGGCGGGGCGGTTCGCTGCCGACGTCGAGGACCTCGCGCCCAGTGTGTCCGTCGACTCCGACGTCGTCACGACGAGGTCCTTCGAGGGGGTCGCCCCCGCCATCCGCGAGTACGTCGAGGAGCGGGACGTCGACCTCGTCGTGACGAGCACGCACGGCCGGTCGAACGTGGGGCGACACCTGCGCGGGAGCGTCGCCTCCTCGCTCTTCCGGACGCTCGACGTGCCGGTGCTGGTGGTCCGGCGGGGGACCTGAGCTACTCCCGGCGGAGGTGGCGTAACCGGACACACTTGCCACATCCGAACCTGTTGAGCGAGCGTGCCCCGAGGTGACACCGCGCGTCGTACGGGGCGGCGCCG
Proteins encoded:
- a CDS encoding universal stress protein, with the translated sequence MMYDRIVIPVDGSEEAERAARRGLELARRFGAAADVLYVADRAVVELGSSADETDRLREVGGVVLAEVETFAADLGVPTTTTLLEGDPTTQICEYVRDRDASLVVLGGRPLAGLGRRLLGGVSERVLHRSDVPVLVVPSGEGDRAADYERVLLLTDGSEESRAGVRHAVAFAECYGASVDVLNVVDLQAASGVFAAGGLDEAFVERLEARGQRSAGRFAADVEDLAPSVSVDSDVVTTRSFEGVAPAIREYVEERDVDLVVTSTHGRSNVGRHLRGSVASSLFRTLDVPVLVVRRGT